Proteins encoded by one window of Deinococcus radiodurans R1 = ATCC 13939 = DSM 20539:
- a CDS encoding M20 family metallopeptidase yields the protein MTATEDRVSALRPQLEAWRRHLHMHPELSFQEFETARYIVGELNKLPGLEVSQLTPTSVLAVLRGGQPGRTVLLRADIDALPIQEENSFEFVSQNPGVMHACGHDGHTAILLGTAQLLAEDAANVPGEIRMIFQHAEENGPGGAEELVMNTPLMDGVDVVTGLHLDSQLPAGQVVVKAGAFMAAPDMIELTIRGKGGHGAHPDETVDPIAIGAQVVTNLQHVVSRNVSAQDALVVSITYFQSGSTHNVIPDTARLMGTVRTFDPDLRRKAPQLIERVIKGVCEAHGATYDLKYELGYRPVINTEWVAEELRQIALNTVGAEHFAEAKATMGGEDFSAYLEKAPGAYFNVGSGSDEHDSRWPHHHPRFTIDELSLETGVKMMHAAALKLAQPQ from the coding sequence ATGACCGCAACCGAAGACCGCGTGTCGGCCCTGCGCCCCCAGCTCGAGGCGTGGCGGCGGCACCTGCATATGCACCCCGAACTCAGCTTTCAGGAGTTCGAGACGGCCAGGTACATCGTCGGTGAACTGAACAAGCTGCCCGGCCTCGAAGTCTCGCAGCTCACGCCCACCAGCGTGCTGGCGGTGCTCAGGGGCGGCCAACCTGGCCGGACGGTGCTGCTGCGGGCCGACATCGACGCGCTGCCCATTCAGGAAGAAAACAGCTTCGAGTTCGTCTCGCAGAACCCCGGCGTCATGCACGCCTGCGGCCACGACGGCCACACCGCGATTTTGCTCGGCACCGCCCAGCTGCTCGCCGAGGACGCCGCAAACGTGCCCGGCGAAATCCGCATGATTTTCCAGCACGCCGAGGAAAACGGTCCCGGCGGCGCCGAAGAACTCGTCATGAACACGCCGCTGATGGACGGCGTGGACGTGGTGACGGGCCTGCACCTCGACAGCCAGCTTCCCGCCGGACAGGTGGTCGTCAAGGCCGGCGCCTTCATGGCCGCGCCCGACATGATCGAGCTCACCATTCGCGGCAAGGGCGGGCACGGCGCGCACCCCGACGAGACGGTGGACCCTATCGCCATTGGGGCGCAGGTGGTCACCAACCTGCAACACGTCGTCAGCCGCAACGTGAGCGCCCAGGACGCGCTGGTGGTCAGCATCACCTACTTCCAGAGCGGCTCCACCCACAACGTGATTCCCGACACCGCCCGGCTGATGGGCACCGTCCGCACCTTCGACCCCGACCTGCGCCGGAAAGCGCCGCAACTGATCGAGCGCGTCATCAAGGGCGTGTGCGAGGCGCACGGCGCGACCTACGACCTGAAGTACGAACTCGGCTACCGCCCCGTCATCAACACCGAGTGGGTGGCCGAGGAACTGCGGCAGATTGCCCTGAACACCGTCGGCGCCGAGCACTTTGCCGAGGCGAAGGCCACGATGGGCGGCGAGGATTTCAGCGCCTACCTCGAAAAAGCCCCCGGCGCCTACTTCAACGTCGGCTCCGGCAGCGACGAGCACGACAGCCGCTGGCCGCATCACCATCCGCGCTTTACCATCGACGAACTCAGCCTCGAAACCGGCGTGAAGATGATGCACGCGGCGGCGCTAAAGCTGGCCCAACCGCAGTAA
- a CDS encoding folylpolyglutamate synthase/dihydrofolate synthase family protein encodes MPDPLPDYDWLYAQTRAGRERGPGPARALLDRLGAPDRKFQTIRVVGTNGKGSTCAMLEAGLLAAGVRAGRFTSPHLHAYEERIRVGGENLDPARTAQFIDWAKQNAPGEAFFDLTLALACQAFAEAGVDWAVMEAGVGGVSDATQALGNVRAVALTNADLDHTATLGPTIRDIASDKAGVAQAGVPLLTTATGEALDVVREVAAELGAPLFTPQTHPDLFAVPHAPSLSGPHQRTNAALALATLRVLGFERGAEAALNASHPGRLERFTVAGKTVLVDGAHNPHAARALAAAVPQADVLLFGGLARKDTAATLAPLLPIAPERVFTAPSDLAAPPAELAAEYGGEARSNPAEALRLALALTPTGGTLLVAGSLYLAGFIREELAGSPLAASDIK; translated from the coding sequence ATGCCTGACCCGCTCCCCGATTACGACTGGCTCTACGCCCAGACCCGCGCCGGGCGGGAGCGGGGGCCCGGGCCGGCGCGGGCGCTGCTGGACCGCCTCGGCGCCCCGGACCGGAAGTTTCAGACCATCCGCGTCGTCGGCACCAACGGCAAGGGCAGCACCTGCGCCATGCTCGAAGCCGGGCTGCTGGCGGCGGGGGTGCGGGCCGGGCGCTTCACCAGCCCGCACCTGCACGCCTACGAGGAACGCATTCGGGTGGGCGGTGAAAATCTCGACCCGGCGCGAACGGCACAGTTCATCGACTGGGCCAAGCAGAACGCGCCCGGCGAGGCCTTTTTCGACCTGACGCTGGCCCTCGCCTGTCAGGCTTTTGCCGAAGCCGGGGTGGACTGGGCCGTGATGGAAGCGGGCGTCGGCGGCGTGAGCGACGCGACCCAAGCACTCGGCAACGTGCGGGCGGTGGCGCTGACCAATGCCGACCTCGACCACACGGCGACGCTCGGCCCGACCATCCGCGACATTGCCAGCGATAAGGCGGGAGTGGCGCAGGCCGGGGTGCCCCTGCTCACCACCGCGACGGGCGAGGCGCTGGATGTGGTGCGCGAGGTGGCCGCAGAACTCGGCGCCCCGCTCTTCACTCCGCAGACGCACCCCGACCTCTTCGCCGTGCCCCACGCCCCGAGCCTGAGCGGGCCGCATCAGCGCACCAACGCCGCGCTTGCCCTCGCCACCTTGCGGGTGCTGGGCTTTGAACGTGGCGCCGAGGCGGCTCTCAATGCTTCCCACCCCGGACGCCTGGAACGCTTCACCGTCGCGGGCAAAACCGTGCTGGTGGACGGCGCCCACAACCCACACGCGGCCCGTGCGCTGGCGGCGGCGGTGCCGCAGGCCGACGTGTTGCTCTTCGGCGGCCTCGCCCGCAAGGACACGGCGGCCACGCTGGCGCCGCTGCTCCCCATCGCCCCTGAGCGGGTCTTCACGGCTCCCAGCGACCTCGCCGCGCCCCCGGCGGAACTCGCGGCGGAGTACGGCGGTGAGGCGCGGAGCAACCCTGCCGAGGCGCTGCGCCTTGCCCTGGCACTGACGCCAACGGGGGGAACCCTGCTGGTTGCCGGGAGCCTCTATCTGGCAGGCTTCATCCGGGAGGAACTCGCCGGGAGTCCATTGGCTGCCTCAGACATAAAGTAA
- the rpsO gene encoding 30S ribosomal protein S15, with product MIDKQQVISDNAAGANDTGSTAVQVALLTARINNLAGHLQTNKKDKAGQRGLQLMNGQRRRLLKYLERTDYDAYIALTDKLGIRRGQRIVR from the coding sequence ATGATCGACAAACAGCAAGTGATTAGCGACAACGCCGCCGGCGCCAACGACACCGGCAGCACCGCCGTCCAGGTGGCCCTGCTCACCGCCCGCATCAACAACCTCGCCGGGCACCTCCAGACCAACAAGAAGGACAAAGCCGGCCAACGCGGCCTCCAGCTGATGAACGGCCAGCGCCGCCGTCTGCTGAAGTACCTCGAGCGCACCGACTACGACGCCTACATCGCCCTGACCGACAAGCTCGGCATCCGCCGCGGCCAGCGCATCGTTCGCTGA